From Selenihalanaerobacter shriftii, the proteins below share one genomic window:
- a CDS encoding DNA internalization-related competence protein ComEC/Rec2, with protein MKRVEEIKTPFIIILLSLIIGIIVGIKIDLSLSILLIILVILAVSIIILWYYEVNLTKVLILVFILLIGVTQVQILQYQYHAPSSITNYVEKEVYIKGIITSAQASTEGQEYIIKPWKIIKEQSSVKINYGQVLIKKKEANQEYNYGDVIRIRGRLSLPPDNRNPGFFSYRDYLKRKEIYAWLETSNINQIKLLDNRGNRVIKLALQIKSKAENIIDKTMQEPYNFLLRGFLLGESDLIPEDIITSFKKLGFNHLLIISGFHIGLLVLILNSIGMGLKVQTWLIDMSSILLIFGYIIITQGQASVVRAGLVVILYIIGRRYNRSVNVSNILSLVALIMLIINPYYLLQPGFQLSFVIVYSIIYLTPVLSHHLSFLPNILTNIISASIAAQLGAFPLLIYYFNQASLVPILGNILIMPLVSLILFFGFISLLLGSLHLIFAQLLNNISLLLSILLLKIMDFLKLFAFFKVKLPSPSYLLIGVYYFLLYQFEEAFSFKVIPYLNRKKERLIISLAVILLVCLGFSLSINFNDNLEANFIDVGQGDAAFLRLPTGDKVLVDGGEDKDKLADFLYKNGILNLEYIIITHFHKDHIQGLLRVLKEFNVKQVFIPTPIRRNKLIQKVFRIFKENEINYRIVKRDSTLQLQETVLNFYHYPRSINNPNNNSLVVRVDYDDFELLFTGDIEREVEEYLTYNGFELNSEVLKVAHHGSNTSSSNNFLDSVNPSTAIISVGRWNDYNLPNHQVINRLQTLGAKVFETKKVGAVIIKSNGQEYWIEDW; from the coding sequence ATGAAAAGAGTCGAAGAAATTAAGACACCTTTTATAATAATATTATTATCTTTAATTATAGGAATCATTGTTGGAATTAAAATTGATTTATCTCTCTCAATTTTATTAATCATATTAGTAATTTTAGCAGTAAGTATAATTATATTGTGGTATTATGAGGTGAACCTAACTAAGGTGCTAATTCTAGTCTTTATTCTGTTAATAGGAGTAACTCAAGTGCAAATTCTTCAATACCAATATCATGCTCCAAGTTCAATAACTAATTATGTAGAAAAGGAAGTATATATCAAAGGTATTATAACTAGTGCTCAAGCTTCAACTGAAGGACAGGAGTATATTATAAAGCCTTGGAAGATTATTAAAGAACAAAGTAGTGTTAAAATCAATTATGGTCAAGTTTTAATTAAGAAGAAAGAAGCAAATCAAGAATATAATTATGGTGATGTTATTAGGATAAGAGGAAGGTTAAGCTTACCTCCTGATAATAGGAATCCAGGATTTTTTTCTTATCGTGATTATTTAAAAAGAAAAGAAATTTATGCTTGGTTGGAAACTTCAAATATAAACCAAATAAAGTTATTAGATAACAGAGGTAATCGAGTTATTAAATTAGCTTTACAAATCAAATCCAAAGCTGAAAATATTATAGATAAAACTATGCAAGAACCATATAATTTCTTATTAAGAGGTTTTTTATTAGGAGAAAGTGATTTAATTCCAGAAGATATTATAACTAGCTTTAAGAAATTAGGCTTTAATCATTTGTTGATTATTTCTGGTTTTCATATTGGTTTATTGGTATTAATATTAAATAGCATTGGTATGGGACTTAAGGTTCAAACGTGGTTAATTGATATGAGCAGTATTCTATTAATATTTGGTTATATAATTATCACCCAGGGACAAGCTTCAGTAGTAAGAGCAGGATTAGTAGTAATTCTTTATATTATAGGTAGAAGATATAACCGAAGTGTAAATGTATCCAATATATTATCTTTAGTAGCTTTAATTATGTTAATTATTAATCCGTATTATCTATTACAACCAGGATTTCAACTATCATTTGTAATCGTTTATAGCATTATTTATCTAACACCAGTTTTAAGCCATCATTTATCTTTTTTACCTAATATTTTAACTAATATTATATCGGCTTCCATAGCAGCGCAATTAGGCGCTTTTCCTTTATTAATTTATTATTTCAATCAAGCATCTTTAGTACCGATATTAGGAAATATATTAATTATGCCTTTAGTTAGTTTAATTCTATTCTTTGGATTTATATCATTGTTGTTAGGAAGTTTACATTTGATTTTTGCTCAATTATTAAATAATATTAGTTTATTATTGTCTATTCTATTATTAAAAATAATGGACTTTTTAAAATTATTTGCGTTCTTTAAGGTTAAGTTGCCTAGTCCTTCTTATTTATTAATAGGAGTTTATTATTTTCTGTTGTATCAATTTGAAGAGGCTTTTTCTTTTAAAGTAATCCCATATTTAAATCGTAAAAAAGAACGATTAATTATTTCGCTAGCTGTTATTTTATTGGTTTGTTTAGGTTTTAGTTTAAGTATAAATTTTAATGATAATTTAGAAGCTAATTTTATAGATGTAGGGCAGGGCGATGCTGCATTTTTAAGACTACCAACAGGAGATAAAGTTTTAGTCGATGGAGGAGAAGATAAAGATAAATTAGCTGATTTCTTATATAAAAATGGTATTTTGAATTTAGAATATATAATAATTACACATTTTCATAAAGACCATATCCAGGGCTTACTTAGAGTATTAAAAGAATTCAATGTGAAGCAAGTCTTTATCCCTACACCAATTAGGAGAAATAAATTAATTCAAAAGGTATTTCGGATTTTTAAAGAGAATGAAATCAATTATCGGATAGTTAAACGAGATAGCACCTTGCAATTGCAAGAAACTGTTTTGAATTTTTATCATTATCCGAGGAGTATTAATAATCCTAATAATAATTCTTTGGTAGTAAGAGTAGATTATGATGATTTTGAACTATTATTTACAGGTGATATTGAAAGAGAGGTGGAAGAATATTTAACTTATAATGGCTTTGAATTAAATAGTGAAGTTTTAAAAGTGGCACATCATGGTAGTAATACTTCTAGTAGTAATAATTTTTTAGATAGTGTTAACCCTTCTACTGCTATTATCTCAGTTGGCAGGTGGAATGATTATAATCTGCCTAATCATCAAGTAATAAATCGATTACAGACTCTAGGAGCTAAAGTATTTGAGACTAAGAAGGTAGGGGCAGTAATAATTAAGAGTAATGGTCAAGAATATTGGATAGAGGATTGGTAA